Within Hydrogenophaga sp. PAMC20947, the genomic segment CAAAGGCACTCAGGAGTACATCACGGGAAACAGAAGATTCTGGTGAATTCATGGCGGAACGACACAATGGAAACTATGCCAACGGCCTCAACGGGGCCAGTTGGTTGGACTTTGCATTCTGACAGCCATCCTGCTCAACAACTTTGAGCAGGCGACACAAGCACCTGAGGAAAAAGTGTTGCCGAAACTCATTCAATGCATGGCCTTCTGGGCTTGCTCAGCCTCCTCCATCTTCCGGGTGAAGAACCGGTAAAACCAGATCGCCATGCCGATCATGAATACGATGCCTGAAATGCTGAACAAGCCGTAATCGGTAGAAAAAAGGTCGACGATCGCTTTCATAGTGTTCTCCATGCTTTCTGATAATGCATCCATTGCAACCGAAGCAGCGATTGAACGCCTTGACTTGGGTCAAACCACCCAAAATCCCATGCTCCGGGAAGCTCCGCATGACCCAAGCTGTGCACAGCGCAGCTTTTTTGGGATGAGAGGCCAGGCGCGAATTCCAGGGTCAGACCGGCCGACTGATCCGGTTTTGCAACAATACAGATTGACCGAACAACCACAACCTACAAGGGCTCGGTTCAGAACAGGCGCCTGAAACGCCTGTTGGTTTGTGTGTGCCAGCGGTACACGATGCGCCACGAAGGCCCGCCAGTGCACCGCATTTTGAACCTGAAAGCGCGTCGCGGGAGAATGCAGCGCTTACCTGATCTGCATTTGCAGGACAATATCCTCGCTAGCGCTGATCTGCATTCAGGTCGGCGCTGCCTATGTGCACTGGACCCTGAACACCCCATGAAACGACTCTGGCTGGTTTTTTCCCAATCTGTAACGGTCTTGCTGGCGGCGTTTTTCGTCATCGCAACGCTCAAGCCCGAGTGGCTCAACCGCAAGCCGATCGTGGCATCTGTGGTGCCCGTTTTCGAGTCAAACGAACCCGTTGCATCCGGCGGTGGGACCCAGGGCTTCAGCGCGGCGGCGCGCATTGCATCGCCCGCCGTGGTCAGCATCAACACCAGCAAGGCTCCAGAAACCGGTCCGTTGGCGAACGATCCGTGGTCGCGATTCTTTTTCGGAGAACAAGGCCAATCCCAGCCCCAAGCGGGCTTGGGATCTGGCGTGATCGTCAGCCCAGCCGGCTACATCCTCACAAACAACCACGTGATTGAAGAGGCCGATCAAATCGAGGTCCTCCTGAACGACGGCCGGAAAAGTGCGGCTCAAGTGATCGGCACAGATCCCGAGACCGATTTGGCGATCCTGAAGGTCGACCTGAAGGAGTTGCCTGTGATCACCCTTGGCGATTCCGACGGCCTGGCCATTGGCGACCAGGTTCTGGCCATCGGTAACCCGTTTGGCGTCGGGCAAACGGTCACCAGCGGCATTGTCAGCGCGCTCGGACGCACCCAACTGGGCATCAACACGTTCGAAAATTTCATCCAGACAGACGCCGCGATCAACCCCGGCAATTCGGGCGGAGCCCTGGTTGATACGGGTGGCCGCCTGATGGGCATCAACACGGCCATTTACTCCCGATCCGGGGGCTCCATGGGCATCGGGTTTGCCATTCCAACCTCCACGGCCAAGAACGTGCTGGAGGCGATTGTGCGCGACGGACAGGTCACGCGCGGCTGGATCGGCGTTGAGCCCCAGGACCTTTCCCCCGAGCTGGCTGAGAGCTTTGGCCTGAGCACAAATGTGGGCGTGATCATCACAGGCGTGCTACAAAACGGCCCTGCCGCAAAAGCCGGTATTCGCCCGGGTGACGTGATCACCCAGGTGGCGGGTCGCTCCGTGAGCAATGTGGCCCAGCTGCTATCGGCTGTCGCCGCATTGAAACCAGGCACGGCCGCCCAGCTGGATGTGGTGCGCAAAGACGGCAAAGAGACCATCGAAGTGACGCCCGGCAAACGCACGCGGCCACGATTGCAGGAACAACAACGCTGACGCCCTACCCTGACGCCTCCGCGTCAGGTCATTGATTGGGTCCGCAATTCACCGACGTTGTTGGCCGCCACCGCGTGAACCGCGCAAAGACCCGTCAAGTGGGACTGAACGACCGGAATGTGCTCACGGAACACCTGCCTACCGCCTCGCCCCAGGCGGCGCCTCATAGGATCCAACAAATCTGAACACCCTTGCTTGCGGAACCTCTGCCGAAACCAGCCTGGAGCCAGCGGGCACTAACATCAATCTCGCTTGCCGGGATCCTTTGAATCGACGCCACCCAAGGTCCGGATCCATCCCCCGGC encodes:
- a CDS encoding DUF3149 domain-containing protein — encoded protein: MKAIVDLFSTDYGLFSISGIVFMIGMAIWFYRFFTRKMEEAEQAQKAMH
- a CDS encoding Do family serine endopeptidase, with amino-acid sequence MKRLWLVFSQSVTVLLAAFFVIATLKPEWLNRKPIVASVVPVFESNEPVASGGGTQGFSAAARIASPAVVSINTSKAPETGPLANDPWSRFFFGEQGQSQPQAGLGSGVIVSPAGYILTNNHVIEEADQIEVLLNDGRKSAAQVIGTDPETDLAILKVDLKELPVITLGDSDGLAIGDQVLAIGNPFGVGQTVTSGIVSALGRTQLGINTFENFIQTDAAINPGNSGGALVDTGGRLMGINTAIYSRSGGSMGIGFAIPTSTAKNVLEAIVRDGQVTRGWIGVEPQDLSPELAESFGLSTNVGVIITGVLQNGPAAKAGIRPGDVITQVAGRSVSNVAQLLSAVAALKPGTAAQLDVVRKDGKETIEVTPGKRTRPRLQEQQR